One window of Candidatus Nitrospira kreftii genomic DNA carries:
- a CDS encoding Biopolymer transport protein ExbD, with product MERELNQINVIPLVDVMLVLLVIVLTTATFISTGQVPVELAKAKEVNDHKDVPLMITLTADDRLFVNDQPVSADGLTAMLNGHPRESIVVLRADRVTILERFVGVVDEVRGLGFRQVSLEVLRS from the coding sequence ATGGAGCGTGAATTAAACCAAATCAACGTCATTCCACTCGTGGATGTGATGTTGGTGCTGTTGGTCATTGTTTTGACCACGGCCACGTTCATTTCGACCGGTCAGGTCCCGGTCGAATTGGCGAAAGCCAAAGAAGTGAATGACCACAAGGATGTGCCGCTGATGATCACCCTGACGGCCGATGATCGGCTCTTCGTGAATGACCAACCCGTTTCGGCTGATGGTCTGACGGCGATGCTGAACGGACATCCACGCGAGTCGATCGTTGTCCTACGGGCTGATCGCGTCACGATCTTGGAGCGGTTTGTGGGAGTGGTCGATGAGGTCAGGGGCCTCGGATTTCGACAGGTCAGTTTGGAGGTCCTTCGATCATGA
- a CDS encoding Biopolymer transport protein ExbB, translating to MDVLKHLVDYGIIGLLVALSLWALAVAVERWLYYRRVTPAQFENIQLLEMALTKRLVVIGTVAANAPYIGLLGTVLGIMLTFHTMGTSSTMAVGTIMVGLSLALKATAIGLLVAIPCVVLNNILRRRVSELLTLYKVQHGA from the coding sequence ATGGATGTACTGAAGCATTTGGTGGATTACGGGATTATCGGCCTGCTGGTGGCGCTCAGCCTATGGGCGCTGGCCGTGGCGGTGGAGCGGTGGCTCTACTATCGGCGGGTGACGCCGGCGCAGTTCGAAAATATACAACTGCTGGAAATGGCATTGACGAAGCGACTGGTCGTGATCGGCACGGTGGCTGCCAATGCACCCTACATCGGACTACTAGGGACCGTCCTAGGCATCATGTTGACGTTTCATACGATGGGGACGTCGAGCACGATGGCGGTCGGCACGATTATGGTGGGGCTCAGTCTCGCACTCAAGGCGACAGCCATCGGGTTGTTGGTGGCGATCCCGTGCGTCGTGTTGAACAATATCTTACGTCGGCGTGTTTCCGAGCTGCTTACACTGTACAAGGTACAGCATGGAGCGTGA
- a CDS encoding putative Outer membrane efflux protein, with protein MENRSSVRRCFAAVVLIVWWGGLSSPQSWGLDVTQPTPLERHETVSLADAAVRALENNLDISLSRHTKESRLADIVIEQAKFDPTVSVNGQYLRTVDPLNRPVFGATGFQLNQITKFDQRNHSLSVDASKTLMTGGHVDMNYSPARNSVNQDLAEGFLFNPAWTGGLSFTVTQPLLKNAGVAVNTTFIKIAQNNATVEQHIFRDRVLTVIALVEQNYWELVYALENVKVAQAALKAAEELLATNRIKAKAGVMSVVDVLQAEAAVASRVEQILVAEKAIRDEEDQLRTLLNPGEVELRQTVRLTPVDAPITYLETLSLEEAIETAIEQRPEVAQAKKNIESSQLNKQFARNQLLPTLSVQGTMGLSGLGSDYGGAFTRNFSGDFYNYGAGLLFSYPLGNRSAISTYNKRKLDAKNAEVTLASVRHQIILGVREAVRRVQTDFKRIETTRSARILAEKQLQTEQERLRVGLSTTRFVLDFQRDLATAQGNELRAIVDYNKSLSNLERQKATTLDHYHLELS; from the coding sequence ATGGAGAACAGATCTTCGGTTCGTCGGTGCTTTGCGGCCGTCGTGCTCATCGTGTGGTGGGGGGGTCTGTCGTCACCGCAGAGTTGGGGCCTCGATGTGACCCAACCAACTCCTTTGGAACGTCATGAAACGGTGTCACTGGCCGATGCGGCCGTCCGCGCTCTGGAAAACAATCTCGACATTAGCCTCAGTCGCCACACCAAGGAAAGTCGATTAGCCGACATCGTGATCGAACAAGCAAAGTTCGATCCTACGGTGAGTGTGAATGGTCAGTATCTGCGGACGGTCGACCCTCTCAACCGACCTGTGTTTGGGGCAACCGGGTTCCAGCTGAACCAAATTACCAAGTTCGACCAGCGTAACCATTCCCTGTCCGTTGATGCCTCGAAGACTCTCATGACCGGTGGCCATGTCGACATGAACTACAGCCCGGCCAGGAACAGTGTGAACCAGGATCTCGCCGAGGGGTTCCTGTTCAATCCCGCCTGGACCGGAGGCCTATCGTTCACCGTGACGCAACCGTTGCTCAAGAACGCAGGTGTCGCAGTGAATACCACCTTCATTAAGATTGCCCAAAACAATGCCACCGTCGAGCAGCATATCTTTCGAGACCGAGTCTTAACGGTCATCGCCTTGGTCGAACAAAACTACTGGGAACTAGTGTACGCCCTAGAAAACGTGAAAGTCGCCCAAGCGGCGCTGAAGGCTGCTGAGGAACTGCTCGCCACCAATCGCATCAAGGCCAAAGCCGGCGTGATGTCCGTCGTCGACGTGCTTCAGGCGGAAGCTGCAGTGGCGTCACGTGTGGAGCAGATCCTGGTAGCCGAGAAAGCTATCCGCGATGAGGAAGATCAACTACGGACGCTTCTGAATCCTGGTGAAGTCGAGCTGCGGCAAACTGTGCGGTTGACCCCCGTTGATGCGCCCATCACTTATCTCGAGACCCTCAGTCTCGAAGAAGCCATCGAGACCGCGATCGAACAACGCCCGGAAGTCGCTCAGGCCAAAAAAAACATCGAATCCAGTCAGCTGAACAAACAGTTTGCCCGCAACCAGTTGCTTCCCACGCTCTCCGTCCAAGGCACGATGGGACTTTCAGGATTAGGGAGTGACTACGGAGGCGCGTTCACGAGAAACTTCAGCGGCGATTTCTATAACTATGGCGCGGGGCTGCTGTTCAGCTACCCGCTCGGCAACCGCTCTGCCATCAGTACGTATAACAAACGGAAATTGGATGCCAAAAATGCCGAGGTGACCCTTGCAAGCGTCCGTCATCAGATTATTCTTGGTGTTCGCGAGGCCGTGCGTCGTGTGCAGACCGACTTCAAACGAATTGAGACGACCCGCTCGGCACGTATCTTGGCTGAGAAGCAATTGCAAACCGAGCAGGAACGGTTGAGGGTAGGGCTCAGCACCACGCGCTTTGTACTCGATTTCCAGCGAGATCTGGCGACTGCGCAAGGCAATGAGTTACGGGCCATCGTCGATTACAACAAATCGCTGTCCAATCTGGAACGACAGAAAGCCACCACGTTGGATCACTATCATTTGGAATTGTCGTAG
- a CDS encoding putative Multidrug efflux transporter, membrane fusion protein, protein MKSKILVGMIGISAVIAGLAVKLGGWSTSESSAPMPAADQPMLVEIAPVTVGSITESIQAVGTLEAVASITVRPEIAGVIRRIHFQDGQSVERAAPLLELDQEELQSQLNQAAAEEKMALVTYERLKRIAEQQTAIVPAQQMDEARMAWHAAAANGRLYAARLKKTIIRAPFGGTLGFRRVSVGDYLQPGQDVVNLEDLQNLHVDFKVAEVWLSRLHVGQLLIVTTDAFPNTTFDGHVTAIDPRVDAVNRTVAVRAVIPNPVGALRPGLFVTVRLTLGEDPRALLIPEEAVFLQQEKSMVFQIEGQTVRLKDVTLGARERGMVHVRAGLKEGDSVVRTGTHKVHDGDLVSIRSAE, encoded by the coding sequence ATGAAATCGAAAATCCTAGTTGGGATGATCGGAATCAGCGCTGTCATAGCAGGTTTGGCGGTCAAGCTGGGAGGCTGGTCGACGAGCGAGTCATCGGCTCCAATGCCTGCTGCGGACCAGCCTATGTTGGTGGAAATCGCTCCGGTTACCGTCGGTTCAATAACGGAATCCATCCAGGCCGTGGGGACGCTGGAAGCGGTCGCGTCGATTACCGTGAGACCGGAGATCGCCGGCGTCATTCGCCGAATCCACTTTCAAGATGGTCAGTCTGTCGAACGCGCAGCTCCGCTGTTGGAATTAGATCAGGAAGAGCTCCAGTCGCAACTGAATCAGGCGGCGGCGGAGGAGAAAATGGCGTTGGTGACCTATGAGCGGCTGAAGCGGATTGCTGAGCAGCAAACTGCCATTGTGCCGGCTCAACAGATGGATGAAGCCAGGATGGCGTGGCACGCGGCTGCGGCAAATGGTCGCCTGTACGCGGCTCGTCTCAAGAAAACCATCATCCGAGCCCCGTTCGGCGGCACGCTGGGGTTTCGTCGTGTTTCGGTCGGCGATTACCTCCAGCCAGGGCAGGATGTGGTGAACTTAGAAGACTTGCAGAACCTCCATGTAGATTTCAAAGTTGCTGAGGTGTGGTTGAGCCGCCTGCATGTCGGGCAACTGCTGATCGTGACGACCGATGCCTTTCCAAACACCACGTTCGACGGACATGTGACCGCGATCGATCCGAGAGTCGATGCCGTCAATCGCACCGTCGCGGTCCGTGCAGTTATTCCAAATCCAGTGGGCGCCCTCCGCCCAGGCCTTTTTGTCACTGTTCGGTTGACCCTTGGGGAAGATCCTCGGGCACTGCTCATTCCGGAGGAGGCCGTGTTTCTTCAGCAGGAGAAGAGCATGGTGTTTCAGATCGAGGGCCAGACGGTCCGACTGAAAGACGTGACGCTTGGTGCCCGTGAACGGGGCATGGTCCACGTACGTGCAGGATTGAAGGAGGGGGATTCCGTGGTCAGGACGGGAACCCACAAGGTGCATGACGGCGATCTCGTCTCGATCAGATCAGCTGAGTAA
- a CDS encoding Cytochrome C — MKPIRMFFSNSFPWWLATVLLAASLHGVAMATPTDDEKAQTIVHMLDYVGVDYPESVQDGQVINSEEYAEQREFAAQSITLLGELPAVPEQAMLLQQARRLLARIEAKASGSEISAHADQLLTGVIQAWRLTVVPRQPPELQQGEKLFAQHCAGCHGSQGRGDGPLARGMEPAPSDFHDDIRMRQRSLYGLYNTITLGVPGTAMRAFREFSEADRWALAFFAASLRADPVVVSKGESLWGEGEGTSTFQSMRALVTTTPGQQDPAGSPIDAVRAYLTRQPRALQGTAHEPLAISRTKIEEAAQAYVNGNRDEARRLAITAYLEGFELIESALGNVDAPLRADTEREMLVLRTAIDEGWPSEAVTAQTMKIKMLLDHAADTLADGNLSPNTAFVSSLVILLREGLESILIVSTIVAFVVKTGRRDALPYIHLGWIGAMALGAMTWVLARYMLSLSGVNRELTEGITALLAAAMLLYVGWWLHSHSNAQAWNQYVREQLNTALTGRTLWAMAGISFLVVYRELFEVILFYETLWSQAGAVGHDAVLWGIATAALLLVLIGGMILRYSVRLPIGPFFTVASSLLAVMAVIFVGNGMAALQEAGVLDVTTVHFISVPLLGIHPTVQSLVPQALMLVIIAGGIWSNRAKAK; from the coding sequence ATGAAGCCAATACGCATGTTCTTCTCAAACTCCTTTCCATGGTGGCTGGCAACAGTGCTGTTGGCCGCGAGCCTGCATGGCGTCGCCATGGCAACGCCGACTGACGACGAGAAGGCGCAGACCATCGTCCACATGCTCGATTATGTCGGTGTAGACTACCCGGAGTCCGTGCAAGACGGTCAGGTGATCAACAGTGAGGAGTACGCAGAACAACGGGAGTTCGCAGCCCAATCCATCACGCTTCTCGGCGAGTTACCCGCTGTTCCTGAACAGGCCATGCTGTTGCAGCAGGCACGCAGGCTGCTGGCCCGCATTGAGGCTAAGGCGTCGGGCAGCGAGATTTCCGCTCACGCCGATCAGCTGTTGACCGGCGTGATTCAGGCCTGGCGGCTGACTGTGGTTCCGCGACAGCCTCCGGAGCTCCAGCAGGGCGAGAAGTTGTTTGCGCAGCACTGCGCTGGGTGCCACGGCTCGCAGGGTCGAGGCGACGGACCGCTGGCTAGAGGGATGGAACCAGCACCCAGCGACTTCCACGATGACATCCGTATGCGCCAGCGCAGCCTCTATGGCCTCTACAATACCATCACGCTAGGCGTGCCTGGCACGGCCATGCGCGCTTTCAGGGAATTTTCAGAAGCCGACCGCTGGGCCCTGGCCTTTTTCGCCGCGAGTCTACGCGCCGACCCTGTCGTGGTGTCAAAAGGCGAGTCGCTATGGGGGGAAGGAGAAGGCACATCAACCTTCCAAAGTATGCGCGCATTGGTAACAACAACACCTGGTCAGCAAGACCCCGCCGGCTCGCCGATAGACGCCGTGCGCGCCTACCTCACGCGGCAGCCGCGCGCGCTACAGGGCACAGCCCACGAACCGCTGGCCATCTCGCGCACCAAGATCGAGGAAGCAGCGCAGGCCTATGTGAACGGTAACCGGGACGAGGCTCGGCGACTTGCCATCACGGCCTATCTTGAAGGTTTCGAGCTGATTGAATCGGCGCTGGGCAACGTCGATGCACCGCTGCGCGCGGACACGGAGCGCGAGATGCTGGTCCTGCGCACGGCCATCGACGAGGGGTGGCCATCCGAGGCGGTGACCGCACAGACGATGAAAATCAAGATGCTTCTCGACCACGCCGCAGATACGCTCGCCGACGGTAACTTATCCCCTAATACGGCCTTCGTGAGTTCTTTGGTGATCTTGCTGCGCGAAGGGCTGGAATCGATCTTGATCGTGTCGACCATCGTCGCCTTCGTCGTCAAGACCGGCCGGCGTGACGCGCTCCCCTACATCCACCTCGGTTGGATCGGAGCCATGGCGCTGGGCGCCATGACGTGGGTTCTCGCCCGGTACATGCTCAGTCTTTCAGGCGTCAACCGCGAACTGACCGAAGGCATCACCGCCTTGCTGGCCGCGGCCATGCTGCTCTACGTGGGCTGGTGGTTACACAGCCACTCGAATGCGCAAGCCTGGAATCAGTATGTCCGCGAGCAACTGAACACCGCGTTGACCGGACGCACACTCTGGGCGATGGCCGGCATCTCCTTTCTCGTCGTGTACCGCGAGCTGTTTGAAGTGATCCTGTTCTACGAGACCTTATGGTCCCAGGCCGGAGCCGTCGGGCATGATGCGGTGCTCTGGGGCATCGCCACTGCAGCGTTGTTGCTGGTGCTCATCGGCGGCATGATCCTCCGCTACAGCGTTCGTCTGCCGATCGGACCGTTTTTCACGGTCGCCTCAAGCCTGCTGGCGGTGATGGCCGTGATCTTTGTAGGAAACGGCATGGCGGCCCTGCAAGAAGCCGGTGTGCTGGATGTGACGACGGTTCACTTCATCTCAGTCCCGCTACTGGGCATCCACCCGACCGTGCAAAGCCTTGTTCCGCAGGCGCTGATGCTCGTCATCATCGCCGGAGGAATCTGGTCTAATCGAGCGAAGGCGAAATGA
- a CDS encoding hypothetical protein (conserved protein of unknown function) has product MTTFEFNRINANAIPEQARGWMASVMLHLLGFAAATLVMAEIERPVPRELFQWDISMVDSPTPSESQPTEPVVQLPPSPVKPSPPVRQTKPTIVEQPLPRAPQEVTVPVETTQMVKDVVTNAEPVMEYAAVESTDQPVVAPQAVVAEPVESSDRPMIEQARMVSTAPTFEHRMVQYRPVRHRETRTDYGWLRDLLWKRIEELKHYPRLARENHWEGRVVVQAVIKADGTVGDLSVAESSGHALLDQDALVVMRKASPLTLVHQMERAQITILVPISYRLEG; this is encoded by the coding sequence ATGACCACCTTCGAATTCAATCGCATCAACGCGAACGCGATTCCCGAACAGGCACGGGGTTGGATGGCGTCCGTCATGCTGCATCTCCTGGGTTTTGCCGCTGCGACGCTTGTGATGGCGGAGATTGAGCGTCCTGTTCCACGCGAGTTGTTTCAGTGGGATATCTCGATGGTTGACTCGCCGACCCCATCTGAATCGCAGCCGACTGAACCGGTTGTGCAATTGCCTCCCTCTCCTGTCAAGCCGAGTCCTCCCGTCCGACAGACAAAACCGACGATTGTCGAGCAACCTCTGCCGAGGGCGCCACAGGAGGTCACGGTTCCGGTGGAAACGACTCAGATGGTCAAGGACGTGGTCACGAATGCCGAGCCAGTGATGGAATATGCTGCCGTGGAGTCGACAGACCAACCAGTGGTTGCACCGCAAGCTGTTGTGGCGGAACCGGTAGAGTCTTCTGATCGGCCGATGATCGAACAGGCGCGCATGGTTTCGACAGCGCCAACCTTTGAGCATCGCATGGTGCAATATCGGCCCGTGCGCCATCGGGAGACCAGGACGGATTATGGTTGGCTTCGCGATCTCCTCTGGAAACGCATCGAAGAATTAAAACACTATCCAAGGCTCGCGAGAGAGAACCACTGGGAGGGCAGGGTCGTCGTCCAAGCAGTCATTAAGGCGGACGGCACAGTCGGGGATCTCAGTGTGGCAGAAAGTTCAGGGCATGCCTTGCTGGATCAGGATGCGTTGGTGGTGATGAGGAAAGCCTCTCCCTTGACGTTGGTACATCAGATGGAGAGAGCGCAGATTACCATTCTAGTTCCGATCAGCTATCGCTTGGAAGGGTAG
- a CDS encoding putative Multidrug efflux transporter, with product MTLSETCIHRPVFAIVMTLLLMLFGLLSFLRLPVREYPDIKSPIVSVHTVYPGASASVLESDVTTPLEDALSGIQGLRTITSASREEVSLITLEFELGRDLDVATNDVRDRVSQIRSVLPLGILEPHVEKAAAENTEALFLALSSERHSELEMSDIADRFVKARLVMIPGVSSTYLDGERRYAMRIWLDPDRLAARRLTVQDVEEAIRNQNASIPAGRIESDQMEFSVSLKGTLHTPKQFDSLIVAYRDGYPVRLEDVARVELGAEDTRKLVRFNGRSSLGISVSRQSKANTLAVVRAIKDQLPSISAGLPDGMTLTVAWDSSTPIERSLYEVYVALSLSLLLVVMVIYCFLGSVRATIVPAVAIPASIVGTCIVMWITGCSLNVLTLLGLVLAVGLVVDDAIIVLENIHRRIGAGMPPLRAAIEGTNEIAFAVVATTISLVTVFVPIAFLTGIVGQLFAELSIAVASAVLLSGFVALTLTPMMCGRLLRPDSGLAGFRFTVRLADDVVQRYRRGLTWAMHARVVIVFVAVGASLASLSILNRLPSELAPLEDAGWFSGFLTAPQGATLRYTNTYAKELESLLQTVPEIAHAYTVVARGDRPTMVNRAASWVTLKDWNERTRSQQEIVSGLNQEIGKLTGVKAYLLSPPSIEEWSEKTPVQFVIGGLDYQELQQAADQMVARLADHPGFVAPEIDIMLNAPHLAVETHRDKSADLGVSVVSIGRTLETLLSGRPVGTFIQNGRQYKVIVKVDDRHRERPSDISQLYVRGNDGALVQLNNVVTVKEVPAPEALNHFDRMRAVTISAGLADGYTLGQALPYLDGTSREIIKPGMRTAYAGESKTFAESNRNLYLTFVLALVVIFLVLAAQFESFRHPWTILLAVLPALSGAVLSLAAIDGTLTIYSQIGMVILIGLVTKNAILIVEFANQLRERGFDVHQAVIEAAALRLRPILMTTCATILGALPLALATGAGAAGRRQIGVVIIGGLLVSTLVTLVLVPAGYTILAGRVRNSKAEGTP from the coding sequence ATGACCCTTTCCGAGACCTGTATCCATCGGCCTGTATTCGCGATCGTCATGACGCTGCTGCTGATGCTGTTCGGACTCTTGAGTTTTTTACGATTGCCCGTTCGCGAGTACCCTGACATCAAATCGCCGATTGTCTCGGTCCACACGGTGTACCCGGGCGCCAGCGCATCTGTTCTGGAGTCGGACGTGACCACGCCGCTCGAAGACGCACTGAGCGGCATTCAGGGGCTTCGGACGATCACCTCAGCCAGCCGCGAAGAAGTCTCCTTGATCACGCTGGAATTTGAATTAGGACGAGATCTGGATGTCGCGACCAACGATGTCCGCGATCGTGTCTCACAGATCCGCTCGGTGTTGCCGTTGGGGATTCTCGAGCCTCATGTTGAAAAGGCCGCAGCGGAGAATACCGAAGCCTTGTTTCTCGCCCTCTCCAGCGAACGTCATTCCGAGTTGGAAATGTCCGACATCGCCGACCGGTTCGTCAAGGCGCGGCTGGTCATGATCCCCGGCGTGTCGTCGACATACCTCGACGGTGAACGGCGTTATGCTATGCGCATTTGGTTGGATCCCGATCGACTCGCGGCCCGTCGCCTGACCGTTCAGGATGTCGAAGAGGCCATACGTAATCAAAACGCATCAATTCCGGCAGGGCGGATCGAGAGCGATCAGATGGAATTCAGCGTCTCACTCAAAGGGACGTTACACACTCCGAAGCAGTTCGACTCGCTGATCGTCGCCTACCGGGACGGTTATCCGGTTCGACTGGAGGATGTGGCGCGGGTCGAACTGGGCGCGGAAGATACGCGCAAGCTCGTGCGGTTCAACGGTCGATCATCGTTGGGCATTTCGGTATCTCGCCAGTCCAAGGCCAACACGTTGGCTGTGGTGCGCGCTATCAAGGACCAACTGCCGTCCATTTCGGCGGGATTGCCGGACGGCATGACCCTGACGGTGGCCTGGGACAGTTCGACGCCGATCGAACGCTCGCTGTATGAAGTGTATGTGGCGTTGAGCCTGTCGTTGCTTCTCGTGGTGATGGTGATCTACTGCTTCCTCGGGAGTGTGCGCGCAACGATCGTGCCGGCTGTGGCCATCCCGGCCTCGATCGTCGGGACCTGCATAGTCATGTGGATTACTGGGTGTTCGTTGAACGTATTGACTCTCCTGGGTCTCGTGCTCGCCGTAGGCCTCGTGGTGGATGACGCCATCATCGTTCTCGAGAATATTCATCGCCGCATCGGAGCGGGCATGCCGCCATTGCGGGCGGCCATCGAAGGCACGAACGAAATCGCCTTCGCCGTGGTTGCAACGACGATTTCGCTTGTCACCGTGTTCGTTCCCATCGCATTTCTGACCGGCATTGTCGGCCAGCTGTTTGCGGAATTATCCATCGCAGTCGCGTCGGCGGTGCTCTTGTCCGGCTTCGTGGCGCTGACCCTAACGCCGATGATGTGTGGACGCTTGCTTCGCCCCGACAGTGGGTTGGCTGGTTTTCGGTTCACCGTACGACTCGCGGACGATGTTGTTCAACGTTACCGTCGTGGACTGACATGGGCCATGCACGCACGAGTGGTCATTGTGTTCGTGGCGGTTGGAGCGAGCCTGGCGAGTCTGTCCATATTAAACCGACTTCCCTCCGAATTGGCGCCTCTCGAAGACGCAGGATGGTTTTCCGGCTTTCTCACCGCGCCGCAAGGCGCCACGCTTCGGTATACCAACACCTACGCCAAAGAATTGGAATCATTGCTCCAAACGGTACCTGAGATTGCTCACGCGTACACCGTAGTGGCGCGCGGGGATCGACCGACGATGGTGAATCGCGCTGCGAGTTGGGTGACGTTGAAGGATTGGAATGAGCGAACGAGGAGTCAACAGGAGATCGTTTCCGGCTTGAATCAAGAGATCGGCAAATTGACTGGGGTGAAAGCGTATTTGTTGAGCCCGCCTTCAATCGAGGAATGGTCGGAGAAGACGCCTGTGCAGTTTGTCATCGGGGGATTGGATTATCAGGAACTGCAGCAGGCCGCCGACCAGATGGTCGCGCGGTTGGCCGACCACCCCGGATTTGTGGCGCCGGAAATCGATATCATGTTGAATGCTCCGCACCTGGCCGTCGAAACGCACCGCGACAAGAGCGCCGACCTTGGGGTGTCCGTCGTCTCCATTGGACGGACACTGGAGACCTTGCTCAGCGGAAGGCCGGTAGGCACGTTTATACAGAACGGCCGTCAATACAAAGTGATTGTGAAAGTCGACGACCGGCATCGCGAAAGACCATCCGATATCAGTCAGCTCTATGTGCGAGGGAATGACGGGGCATTGGTCCAGCTCAACAATGTCGTGACGGTCAAGGAGGTACCCGCGCCGGAAGCCCTAAACCACTTCGATCGCATGCGTGCCGTCACCATCAGCGCGGGATTGGCCGACGGGTACACATTGGGGCAGGCGTTGCCCTACCTGGATGGCACCTCACGCGAAATCATCAAGCCTGGTATGCGGACGGCCTACGCCGGAGAATCCAAGACTTTCGCGGAAAGTAATCGAAACCTGTATCTGACATTCGTGTTGGCGTTGGTGGTCATCTTCCTGGTGCTTGCGGCGCAGTTCGAAAGCTTCCGGCATCCCTGGACGATCTTACTGGCAGTGCTTCCCGCCCTATCGGGGGCAGTGCTCTCCTTAGCCGCGATCGACGGAACCCTGACCATTTATAGTCAAATTGGGATGGTGATTCTGATTGGGTTGGTCACAAAGAATGCGATTCTCATCGTGGAATTTGCCAACCAGCTCCGCGAACGGGGATTCGATGTGCATCAGGCAGTCATTGAAGCAGCCGCGCTGCGGCTTCGTCCGATCCTGATGACGACCTGCGCGACGATCCTCGGGGCATTACCGCTTGCATTGGCTACCGGCGCGGGAGCGGCCGGACGTCGTCAGATCGGTGTCGTGATCATCGGTGGGTTGCTGGTGTCGACGCTCGTCACCCTCGTCCTGGTTCCCGCCGGTTATACGATTCTCGCAGGGCGCGTGCGGAATTCTAAGGCGGAGGGAACACCATAG
- a CDS encoding hypothetical protein (conserved exported protein of unknown function), with product MNRLTIVRSIIRPVALVFSVGMVCLLAAPALAQNKSEKAFHAVAVDAKSVETDVKNVIFYYEEKISETAFVPHEMRELPVKRGTATVKIKFDGIKHIDLKPTGNGSAPNVTITLNDGKTGEFILAVAGSFKGQSDFGEVELPAAELKKLTFK from the coding sequence ATGAATCGCCTGACGATCGTCCGTTCGATCATTCGACCCGTCGCGTTGGTATTCTCAGTTGGCATGGTTTGCCTGCTCGCGGCGCCCGCTTTGGCTCAGAACAAAAGCGAGAAAGCGTTCCATGCCGTGGCGGTCGATGCCAAGAGTGTAGAAACAGACGTCAAGAACGTCATCTTCTATTACGAAGAAAAAATCAGCGAAACCGCATTCGTCCCCCACGAGATGCGTGAGTTGCCTGTGAAGCGCGGGACGGCCACGGTCAAAATCAAGTTTGATGGCATCAAACATATTGATCTCAAACCGACCGGTAACGGGTCAGCGCCGAATGTGACCATCACGCTGAACGACGGCAAGACGGGGGAATTTATCTTGGCCGTCGCAGGCAGTTTCAAAGGACAATCCGATTTCGGAGAAGTTGAACTGCCGGCTGCCGAACTGAAAAAACTTACATTCAAGTAA